The Rhodococcus triatomae genome includes a window with the following:
- a CDS encoding LLM class F420-dependent oxidoreductase — protein sequence MRIGIASPVVIAPPGAPRWEQHAGIAELERVAATADELGFHHLTCSEHVAVPTDIASERGGTYWDPLSTLSYLAARTRTIRLATLVLVLGYHHPLELAKRYGTLDRLSAGRVVLGLGVGSLRAEFEILGAPFEDRGTRADDAIAALRAALSCPDPRYHGRFHDFADVVVRPHAVQPRVPLWIGGRTRRSLRRAIALGDGWVPFGLDLPALGHLLGTHDLPDGFTVVLPATVDPVADRDRARRALVARRDVGCSIVNVSILARDCAHYCDQLAALREIGDDLGVEFDPAPHSVSPTGGKTP from the coding sequence ATGCGCATCGGAATCGCCTCACCCGTGGTGATCGCGCCTCCCGGCGCACCGCGCTGGGAGCAGCACGCCGGGATCGCCGAACTCGAACGGGTGGCCGCGACCGCGGACGAACTGGGGTTCCACCACCTCACCTGCAGCGAGCACGTCGCGGTGCCGACCGACATCGCGTCCGAGCGTGGCGGGACCTATTGGGACCCCCTGTCGACGCTCTCCTATCTGGCGGCCCGCACGCGAACGATCCGGCTGGCCACCCTCGTCCTCGTCCTCGGATACCACCACCCCCTCGAGCTGGCGAAGCGCTACGGAACACTCGACCGGCTCTCCGCCGGCCGGGTGGTCCTGGGCCTCGGCGTCGGCTCACTGCGTGCCGAATTCGAGATTCTCGGTGCACCGTTCGAGGATCGGGGCACCCGCGCGGACGACGCGATCGCCGCACTTCGCGCGGCACTGTCGTGTCCGGACCCGCGCTACCACGGCAGGTTCCACGACTTCGCGGACGTCGTCGTGCGCCCGCACGCCGTCCAACCACGGGTACCGCTGTGGATCGGTGGAAGGACCCGTCGATCACTGCGCCGGGCCATCGCGCTGGGTGACGGGTGGGTGCCGTTCGGGCTCGACCTGCCCGCGCTCGGACACCTGCTCGGCACCCACGATCTGCCGGACGGATTCACCGTGGTCCTGCCCGCCACCGTCGACCCCGTCGCCGATCGCGACCGGGCCCGGCGCGCACTCGTCGCCCGCCGCGACGTCGGCTGCTCGATCGTCAATGTCTCGATCCTCGCCCGGGACTGCGCGCACTACTGCGATCAACTCGCCGCGCTGCGCGAGATCGGCGACGACCTCGGCGTCGAATTCGATCCCGCCCCACATTCCGTATCACCGACCGGAGGAAAGACGCCATGA
- a CDS encoding nuclear transport factor 2 family protein, translating to MTTTDTDTDTLVRRLADRVGVLEDKLAILELMTAYGPAVDSGSAEAVARLWTEDGIYDVDTGVMNGHAEILAMVRSDAHRGWIDGGCGHVLEPGHIRVDGDRAVATCKSQLIVRDDDGDGFRVLRVTANRWELAKADGEWKVTRRTGRVLDGRPEARALLAAGVS from the coding sequence ATGACCACCACCGACACCGACACCGACACCCTCGTCCGCCGGCTCGCCGATCGCGTCGGCGTCCTCGAGGACAAGCTCGCCATCCTCGAATTGATGACCGCGTACGGGCCCGCCGTCGACAGCGGGTCCGCCGAGGCGGTGGCCCGGCTGTGGACCGAGGACGGCATCTACGACGTGGACACCGGTGTGATGAACGGGCACGCGGAAATCCTCGCCATGGTGCGTTCGGATGCGCACCGGGGATGGATCGACGGAGGCTGTGGCCACGTCCTCGAGCCAGGTCACATCCGGGTCGACGGGGACCGGGCCGTGGCGACCTGCAAGTCGCAGTTGATCGTTCGCGACGACGACGGCGACGGCTTCCGCGTACTGCGCGTAACGGCGAACCGCTGGGAACTGGCGAAGGCGGACGGCGAATGGAAGGTGACTCGCCGCACCGGTCGCGTACTCGACGGACGACCGGAGGCACGGGCCCTGCTCGCGGCCGGCGTCTCCTGA
- a CDS encoding MFS transporter, producing MTLDISRRYAAATAGRPDRPGLVVAVLGFCGVVVALMQTLIVPLVPILPQILGTSAANASWAVTATLLAGAVVTPIAGRLGDMYGKRLILVASLVSLTAGSLVCAVSSTLAPVVAGRVLQGAAMGAIALGISIMRDELPPDRVGSAIAIMSATMGIGGAVGIPVAATIAEKADWHALFWASAGLGVTALVAVLLVVPESPVTTPARFDHLGALGMAVGLLALLLPITKGGDWGWTSPATIGSLAGSVVVFGVWGRYQLRRSAPLVDLRVSARPQVLFTNLASISVGFAMFGMSLVPTQILMAPAEGGHGPGLSMIGAGLVLAPSGLVMFAFSPISAAISARYGARTTLAVGAAVLGSGYLVLLAMRTHVWQILLATMIIGAGIGLAFAAMPALVMGAVPVSETAAANGLNSLMRAVGTSSSAAVIGVVLAHLTVDLGDRTIPSSTGFTVAISLTIAAAAVTMLFTLFIPRHPPRPDRTPTSSGE from the coding sequence ATGACGCTCGACATCTCCCGCCGCTACGCGGCGGCCACCGCGGGGCGCCCGGACCGTCCCGGCCTGGTGGTCGCGGTCCTCGGGTTCTGTGGCGTGGTGGTGGCGCTCATGCAGACGCTCATCGTGCCCCTGGTCCCGATCCTCCCCCAGATCCTGGGAACGTCCGCGGCGAACGCCTCCTGGGCGGTGACCGCGACGCTGCTCGCCGGTGCCGTCGTCACTCCGATCGCCGGGCGCCTGGGCGACATGTACGGCAAGCGGCTGATTCTCGTCGCCAGCCTCGTCTCACTCACCGCCGGATCCCTGGTGTGCGCGGTGTCCTCCACGCTCGCGCCGGTCGTCGCCGGTCGCGTCCTGCAGGGCGCGGCGATGGGCGCGATCGCGCTGGGGATCTCGATCATGCGGGACGAACTGCCTCCCGACAGGGTCGGTTCGGCGATCGCGATCATGAGCGCGACGATGGGTATCGGCGGCGCGGTCGGCATTCCGGTGGCCGCGACGATCGCCGAGAAGGCGGACTGGCACGCGCTGTTCTGGGCGTCGGCGGGCCTCGGCGTCACCGCCCTCGTGGCGGTGCTCCTGGTCGTGCCCGAGTCGCCGGTCACCACTCCGGCCCGGTTCGACCATCTGGGCGCGCTCGGCATGGCGGTGGGGCTCCTGGCGCTACTCCTGCCGATCACCAAGGGCGGCGACTGGGGATGGACCAGCCCGGCGACGATCGGCTCGCTCGCCGGATCCGTGGTCGTCTTCGGGGTCTGGGGCAGATACCAACTGCGTCGTTCGGCACCGCTGGTCGACCTCCGGGTCTCGGCGCGACCCCAGGTGTTGTTCACGAACCTCGCCTCGATCTCGGTGGGGTTCGCCATGTTCGGAATGTCCCTCGTCCCCACCCAGATCCTCATGGCACCGGCGGAGGGCGGGCACGGACCCGGGCTGTCGATGATCGGTGCGGGCCTGGTTCTGGCCCCCTCCGGTCTCGTCATGTTCGCCTTCTCCCCGATCTCGGCGGCGATCAGCGCCCGGTACGGAGCCCGCACCACCCTCGCTGTGGGAGCGGCGGTGCTCGGTTCGGGCTACCTCGTCCTGCTCGCGATGCGGACGCACGTCTGGCAGATCCTCCTGGCCACCATGATCATCGGCGCCGGGATCGGGCTCGCGTTCGCCGCGATGCCGGCCCTGGTGATGGGAGCAGTGCCGGTGAGCGAGACCGCGGCGGCGAACGGCCTCAATTCGCTCATGCGTGCAGTGGGGACCTCGTCGTCGGCAGCCGTGATCGGCGTCGTGCTCGCACATCTCACCGTCGATCTCGGCGATCGCACCATTCCGTCGTCGACGGGCTTCACCGTGGCGATCTCGCTCACGATCGCCGCGGCCGCCGTGACGATGCTGTTCACCCTGTTCATTCCCCGGCATCCGCCTCGCCCGGATCGCACCCCGACCTCGTCCGGTGAGTGA
- a CDS encoding 3-oxoacyl-ACP reductase, whose protein sequence is MTQTSSLEGRTAVVTGGGAGLGRAEALALASAGAAVVVNDMGDAAHAVAEEITASGGQAVAVTGDVSEWSLGARLVDEAVRRYGSFDILVNNAGILRDKMIFNLSESDWDDVIRVHLKGHAATSRAAAVHWRAASKEAAGPVYGRVINTSSEAFLFGSAGQPNYSAAKAGITALTLSTAQGLSRYGVRANAICPRARTAMTESTFGDGGEYDGLDPLAPERVATLVQYLASPASDEITGQVFVVYGKMVALMQAPQVENRFDAAGSEFTVEELAADLGAYFTGRGPYETYAAYGVAALEKPALAVDA, encoded by the coding sequence ATGACGCAGACCTCCAGCCTCGAGGGACGGACCGCGGTGGTCACCGGCGGCGGCGCCGGTCTGGGGCGGGCCGAGGCGTTGGCCCTCGCATCGGCGGGCGCAGCGGTGGTGGTGAACGACATGGGCGACGCCGCGCATGCGGTGGCCGAGGAGATCACCGCCTCGGGCGGCCAGGCCGTCGCCGTCACCGGGGACGTCTCGGAGTGGTCGCTCGGTGCGCGCCTGGTCGACGAGGCGGTCCGCCGGTACGGCTCGTTCGACATCCTGGTCAACAACGCGGGAATCCTGCGGGACAAGATGATCTTCAACCTGTCCGAATCGGATTGGGACGACGTGATCCGGGTGCACCTCAAGGGCCATGCGGCCACGTCCCGCGCCGCTGCGGTGCACTGGCGCGCCGCGAGCAAGGAGGCCGCGGGCCCCGTGTACGGACGCGTGATCAACACCTCGTCCGAAGCGTTCCTGTTCGGATCCGCCGGACAACCGAACTACTCGGCGGCCAAGGCAGGCATCACCGCCCTCACTCTCTCCACGGCCCAGGGCCTGTCCCGATACGGTGTGCGCGCCAACGCCATCTGCCCGCGTGCCCGCACCGCGATGACCGAATCCACGTTCGGGGACGGAGGCGAATACGACGGTCTCGACCCACTGGCGCCCGAGCGCGTGGCGACGCTGGTGCAGTACCTGGCTTCTCCCGCATCGGACGAGATCACCGGACAGGTGTTCGTGGTCTACGGCAAGATGGTCGCGTTGATGCAGGCCCCCCAGGTCGAGAATCGGTTCGATGCAGCAGGTTCCGAGTTCACCGTCGAGGAGCTCGCCGCCGATCTCGGCGCGTACTTCACCGGCCGCGGCCCGTACGAGACGTACGCGGCGTACGGGGTCGCCGCGCTCGAGAAGCCGGCCCTGGCCGTCGACGCCTGA
- a CDS encoding SDR family NAD(P)-dependent oxidoreductase, translated as MRLQDKVAIVTGGAGGIGRAIARAFVAEGARVLIVDIDDTRGRELADELGDSVRFLSADLTATHSADAIRDAAVAAFGRIDILVNNAHASTQAPLVEHTQEMFDLSFGTGFYPTVHLMQACYEQLKATGGSVVNFASGSGLTGMPTQSSYAAAKEAIRGVSRVAANEWAPDGIRVNVLCPFAATEGVVAWRERFPEAAAASTAKVPLGRIGDPETDIAPVVVFLAGDDSRYMTGQTLMADGGSITLR; from the coding sequence ATGAGGCTGCAGGACAAGGTCGCGATCGTCACCGGCGGCGCAGGCGGGATCGGGCGTGCGATCGCACGCGCATTCGTCGCCGAGGGCGCACGCGTGCTGATCGTCGACATCGACGACACCCGCGGCCGGGAGCTGGCGGACGAACTGGGTGACAGCGTCCGATTCCTCTCGGCGGATCTGACAGCAACCCACTCCGCCGACGCCATTCGCGATGCCGCCGTGGCGGCATTCGGTCGGATCGACATCCTGGTCAACAACGCCCACGCCTCCACACAGGCACCCCTGGTCGAGCACACCCAGGAGATGTTCGACCTGTCGTTCGGCACCGGTTTCTATCCCACGGTCCATCTCATGCAGGCCTGCTACGAGCAGTTGAAGGCAACGGGCGGGTCGGTGGTCAACTTCGCCTCCGGCTCCGGGCTGACCGGCATGCCGACCCAGTCCTCCTATGCGGCAGCCAAGGAAGCGATCCGTGGGGTCAGCCGGGTCGCGGCCAACGAGTGGGCCCCGGACGGGATCCGGGTCAACGTCCTGTGCCCGTTCGCCGCCACCGAGGGTGTGGTCGCCTGGCGAGAGCGTTTCCCCGAGGCGGCAGCGGCCAGCACCGCCAAGGTCCCGCTCGGCCGGATCGGCGACCCGGAGACCGACATCGCCCCCGTCGTCGTGTTCCTCGCCGGCGACGACTCGAGGTACATGACCGGCCAGACCCTGATGGCAGACGGCGGCTCCATCACGCTGCGGTGA
- a CDS encoding oxidoreductase codes for MTRQDSPLFRPLTIRSVRLSNRIVMSPMTRSHSPGGVPGRDVAAYYRRRAEGGTGLIVTEGVAIDHPSAVDNPRVPRIYGDDAVEGWAHVVDEVHRAGGRIVPQLWHVGPLWGAMSPVDPAIRPMRPSGVWGEPGATSYPDEYVSRALEPTAPMTEDDIAEVVDAYAEAARVAAEIGFDGVAVHGGHGYLLDSFLWSGTNRRDDRWGGDLERRSRFPAAVVAAIRSAIGTEPPVFYRFSQHKQQNYTARIADTPEELGVLLGALVDAGVDVLDASIRRFDVPAFEGSELGLAGWAKKTTGALTGAVGSVGIGKSLRESRLDGSAPTLDNIAELERRMSAGEFDLVSIGRLHLADPALATRLLRGDPLPRFDRAVHEGRLT; via the coding sequence ATGACACGACAGGATTCACCTCTTTTCCGCCCCTTGACGATTCGATCGGTCCGGCTGTCGAACCGCATCGTCATGTCCCCGATGACCCGGTCGCACTCCCCTGGCGGCGTGCCCGGCCGGGACGTGGCCGCGTACTACCGACGCCGCGCCGAGGGCGGGACCGGCCTGATCGTCACCGAGGGAGTCGCGATCGATCACCCGTCGGCCGTCGACAATCCGCGGGTGCCGCGGATATACGGCGACGACGCGGTCGAAGGATGGGCTCACGTCGTCGACGAGGTGCACCGTGCGGGCGGGCGGATCGTGCCGCAACTGTGGCACGTCGGGCCCCTGTGGGGCGCGATGAGCCCGGTCGATCCTGCGATCCGGCCGATGCGGCCCTCCGGCGTGTGGGGTGAGCCCGGCGCCACGTCGTACCCGGACGAGTACGTCTCCCGCGCTCTCGAACCGACCGCTCCCATGACCGAGGACGACATCGCCGAGGTCGTCGACGCCTATGCCGAGGCGGCCCGAGTCGCTGCCGAGATCGGCTTCGACGGAGTCGCCGTCCACGGCGGACACGGTTATCTCCTCGACTCGTTCCTGTGGTCGGGCACCAACCGGCGCGACGACCGATGGGGTGGCGACCTGGAGAGGCGCAGCAGATTTCCCGCCGCCGTCGTCGCCGCGATCCGCTCCGCGATCGGGACCGAACCTCCGGTGTTCTATCGCTTCTCGCAGCACAAGCAGCAGAACTACACCGCCCGGATCGCCGATACGCCGGAGGAACTCGGCGTCCTGCTGGGCGCCCTCGTCGATGCCGGGGTCGACGTGCTCGACGCCAGCATCCGCCGTTTCGACGTCCCGGCGTTCGAGGGCAGCGAACTCGGCCTCGCCGGGTGGGCGAAGAAGACGACCGGCGCGCTGACCGGGGCCGTCGGAAGTGTCGGCATCGGAAAGTCGCTGCGAGAGAGCAGGCTCGACGGGTCCGCACCGACGCTGGACAACATCGCCGAACTCGAACGGCGGATGTCCGCGGGCGAGTTCGACCTCGTCTCCATCGGAAGGCTGCATCTGGCCGATCCGGCCCTGGCCACCCGGCTGCTCCGGGGCGATCCGCTCCCCCGGTTCGACCGAGCCGTGCACGAGGGCCGGCTGACCTGA
- a CDS encoding oxidoreductase translates to MSSFTAWLARDDDGTVEFAPRTLQDTDLPEGAVTVRVEYSSVNFKDALAVTPRGGVVREYPIVPGIDLAGEVVGSEDPSVAVGDKVLAHGYEIGTGRHGGYAELARVPAEWVVPLTGLETREAAAIGTAGFTAAMSIQALQERGLTPESGPVLVTGASGGVGSVAVDLLAAAGFEVVASTGKEAAHDLLTAIGATSVIGRLPEDPEAKIRPLGKAEWAGVVDCVGGKTLAYALSTTRYGGAVAASGLTGGAALSTTVMPFILRGVALLGIDSVQLPIAARRSLWQRLGSDLRPRHLDRVTTEVPVRDVTAVLDEIREGRHTGRAVVRVAGGF, encoded by the coding sequence ATGTCTTCTTTCACCGCATGGCTGGCCCGCGACGACGACGGCACTGTCGAGTTCGCACCCCGAACGCTCCAGGACACGGATCTGCCGGAGGGTGCGGTCACCGTTCGGGTCGAGTACTCGAGCGTGAACTTCAAGGACGCCCTCGCGGTCACCCCGCGCGGCGGGGTGGTGCGCGAGTACCCGATCGTCCCGGGAATCGACCTCGCGGGCGAGGTCGTTGGCTCGGAGGATCCGTCCGTCGCCGTCGGAGACAAGGTGCTGGCACACGGCTACGAGATCGGTACCGGCCGACACGGTGGCTACGCGGAACTCGCCCGGGTTCCTGCCGAGTGGGTGGTGCCACTCACGGGGCTCGAGACCCGCGAGGCCGCAGCGATCGGAACCGCCGGGTTCACCGCGGCGATGAGCATACAGGCGCTGCAGGAGCGGGGACTGACGCCCGAGTCCGGCCCGGTCCTGGTGACGGGCGCGAGCGGCGGCGTCGGCAGCGTCGCCGTCGATCTGCTGGCCGCGGCGGGATTCGAGGTGGTGGCATCGACGGGGAAGGAGGCAGCCCACGATCTGCTCACGGCGATCGGAGCCACCTCGGTGATCGGACGGCTGCCGGAGGACCCGGAGGCGAAGATCAGGCCGCTCGGCAAGGCCGAATGGGCGGGCGTCGTCGACTGCGTGGGCGGCAAGACCCTCGCCTACGCGCTGAGCACCACCCGGTACGGCGGCGCCGTCGCGGCGAGCGGGCTCACCGGTGGCGCCGCGCTGTCCACCACCGTCATGCCGTTCATCCTGCGTGGAGTGGCTCTGCTCGGTATCGACTCCGTGCAGCTGCCGATCGCCGCGCGACGCAGTCTGTGGCAGCGGCTCGGGTCCGATCTCCGCCCGCGCCACCTGGACCGGGTGACCACCGAGGTACCCGTCCGCGATGTCACGGCCGTGCTCGACGAGATCCGTGAGGGCCGGCACACCGGCCGTGCGGTCGTCCGCGTCGCCGGCGGATTCTGA
- a CDS encoding UBP-type zinc finger domain-containing protein — translation MTDVPGIDPSIPPSGTGCVECLARHGWWLHLRRCAQCGHIGCCDNSPGRHGTAHHDSTGHPIITSFEPGENWFYNYRDGQFYEGPHLAPPESRPADQPVPGPAGNVPADWQRLLS, via the coding sequence ATGACGGATGTTCCCGGCATCGACCCTTCCATCCCACCGAGCGGTACCGGGTGCGTGGAGTGTCTGGCCAGGCACGGCTGGTGGCTGCACCTGCGCCGATGTGCTCAGTGCGGGCACATCGGATGCTGCGACAACTCGCCCGGACGGCACGGCACCGCGCACCACGACTCCACCGGACACCCGATCATCACCAGCTTCGAGCCGGGTGAGAACTGGTTCTACAACTATCGGGACGGACAGTTCTACGAGGGCCCGCACCTCGCCCCGCCGGAATCCCGTCCGGCCGATCAACCGGTGCCCGGCCCGGCAGGCAACGTTCCTGCGGACTGGCAGCGGTTGCTGAGCTGA
- a CDS encoding TIGR03557 family F420-dependent LLM class oxidoreductase, which yields MRLGYKLLAEAYGPKEIVAQAVAAEAAGFDFVEVSDHYHPWLYSHGHSGFVWSMLAAIAVRTEQLELATGVTCPTTRIHPAIVAQAAATTAILADGRFTLGVGSGERLNEHVVGGGWPSADIRHEQLTEALEIIRRLWSGGYHSYRGRHLALDDARVFDLPETPPQIVVAAGGARAATLAADHGDGLFATEPRSELVEAYRQSGGSGPRYGEVPLAWAPDEDTAVASAHEKFRFGVLGWKVQAELPNPINFEAAASWVRPEDMREAFACGPDVDRHVEVARGFVDAGFDHLALINAGPDVDGFFTFFTEELRPRLTELDV from the coding sequence CTGAGACTCGGGTACAAACTGCTCGCGGAGGCGTACGGGCCGAAGGAGATCGTCGCCCAGGCGGTCGCCGCCGAGGCCGCCGGTTTCGATTTCGTCGAGGTCAGCGACCACTACCATCCCTGGCTCTACTCACACGGACACTCCGGGTTCGTCTGGTCGATGCTCGCTGCGATCGCCGTCCGCACCGAACAGCTCGAGCTCGCCACCGGCGTCACCTGCCCGACGACGCGGATCCATCCCGCGATCGTCGCCCAGGCGGCGGCCACCACCGCGATTCTCGCGGACGGTCGGTTCACCCTGGGCGTCGGTTCCGGCGAGCGGCTCAACGAGCACGTCGTCGGGGGCGGCTGGCCGTCGGCGGACATCCGACACGAACAGCTCACCGAGGCCCTCGAGATCATTCGCCGGCTGTGGTCCGGCGGCTACCACTCGTATCGCGGACGGCACCTGGCCCTCGACGACGCGCGGGTCTTCGACCTCCCGGAGACTCCCCCGCAGATCGTCGTCGCGGCGGGTGGGGCGCGGGCCGCGACCCTCGCCGCCGACCACGGCGACGGCCTGTTCGCGACCGAGCCCCGCTCCGAACTGGTCGAGGCGTACCGGCAGTCGGGCGGTTCCGGGCCCCGGTACGGCGAGGTGCCGCTGGCCTGGGCGCCGGACGAGGACACCGCCGTCGCCTCGGCGCACGAGAAGTTCCGCTTCGGCGTGCTCGGCTGGAAGGTGCAGGCAGAGCTGCCGAACCCGATCAACTTCGAGGCCGCGGCCTCATGGGTGCGTCCCGAGGACATGCGCGAGGCCTTCGCCTGCGGACCCGACGTCGACCGTCACGTCGAGGTCGCCCGCGGCTTCGTCGACGCGGGGTTCGACCATCTCGCGCTCATCAACGCCGGCCCGGACGTGGACGGGTTCTTCACTTTCTTCACCGAGGAACTCCGCCCCCGGCTCACCGAGTTGGACGTGTGA
- a CDS encoding baeRF11 domain-containing protein: MLHNDVPGTDDITALATTVGPTCISIYTPTERATSNASEKNHTGFANQVREALEHVSDKHERAAFEEQFAGLLEDEEYWRYQSRTLAVFATTERLRTFRLPNRLLERTSVGDRFFVKPLLRAVTFPQSAFVLALAEGSVRVVEVSAEPPAQEVKITGLPTSTASFADDSPQSYRARLGGVQDVGKKTRVAEYARAIDHQLRSLLGARGVPLILASAEPTSSIYRSVNSYTGLLDEGIDGNPEHTSDDELASRSREVLDNFYKLQVADLAEQFDSRTSEGRTQTDLSDLAKSATFGAIDTLFVDIDAVVPGSIDPDDGTVSFGDEGGDVYGVVDEIARRTLLSSGRVLALRAEEVPGGGAAAAILRYAPTGG, from the coding sequence ATGCTGCACAACGACGTACCCGGCACCGACGACATCACGGCCCTCGCCACCACCGTGGGCCCCACGTGCATCTCGATCTACACCCCCACCGAGCGCGCGACGTCCAACGCGTCGGAGAAGAACCACACGGGCTTCGCCAACCAGGTGCGTGAAGCCCTCGAGCACGTGAGCGACAAGCACGAGCGCGCCGCGTTCGAGGAGCAGTTCGCCGGCCTGCTCGAGGACGAGGAGTACTGGCGCTACCAGTCGCGCACCCTCGCCGTCTTCGCGACCACCGAACGGCTGCGCACGTTCCGGCTGCCGAACCGTCTGCTCGAGCGCACTTCGGTGGGTGATCGCTTCTTCGTCAAACCACTGCTGCGTGCCGTGACCTTCCCGCAATCCGCGTTCGTCCTCGCTCTCGCCGAGGGGTCGGTACGCGTGGTGGAGGTCTCCGCCGAGCCACCGGCGCAGGAGGTGAAGATCACCGGGCTGCCCACCAGCACAGCAAGTTTCGCGGACGATTCGCCCCAGTCCTACCGAGCCCGGCTCGGCGGAGTGCAGGATGTCGGCAAGAAGACGCGGGTCGCAGAGTACGCCCGCGCGATCGACCATCAGCTGAGGTCCCTCCTCGGTGCCCGCGGCGTCCCGCTGATCCTGGCATCGGCCGAGCCGACGTCGTCGATCTATCGATCGGTCAACAGCTACACCGGGCTGCTCGACGAGGGCATCGACGGCAATCCGGAGCACACCTCGGACGACGAACTGGCCTCGCGGTCACGGGAGGTGCTCGACAACTTCTACAAGCTGCAGGTCGCCGACCTCGCCGAGCAGTTCGATTCCCGGACCTCCGAGGGCCGTACCCAGACCGACCTGTCGGACCTCGCCAAGTCCGCGACCTTCGGTGCGATCGACACGCTGTTCGTCGACATCGACGCGGTCGTCCCGGGATCGATCGACCCGGACGACGGCACCGTGAGCTTCGGTGACGAAGGCGGCGACGTCTACGGCGTCGTCGACGAGATCGCCCGGCGCACACTGCTGTCGAGCGGACGCGTCCTCGCCCTACGCGCCGAGGAGGTGCCGGGCGGCGGTGCCGCCGCCGCGATCCTGCGGTACGCGCCCACCGGCGGATAA
- a CDS encoding Ppx/GppA phosphatase family protein, translating into MTRVAAVDCGTNSIRLLVADIDDTGTLHDVHREMRVVRLGQGVDATGSLAPEAIERTRIALTEYAAVIASTGASAVRMVATSATRDAANREDFFSMTREVLGAVIAGAEAEVISGDEEARLSFAGAVGDLDPAEGPFVVVDLGGGSTEVVLGDSAGVSAAFSADIGCVRVTERCLPGDPPTRDEVSAARSFAAERLAEAFARVPVERARTWVGVAGTMTTLSAIAQDLPEYDPERVHLSRVSLPQLRSVCDELIAMPRARRAEFGPMHPGRVDVIGGGAVVTEVLADAFEQRAGITELVVSEHDILDGIALSIV; encoded by the coding sequence GTGACTCGCGTCGCCGCCGTCGATTGTGGGACCAACTCGATCCGCCTGCTCGTCGCGGACATCGACGACACGGGCACACTGCACGATGTGCACCGGGAGATGCGGGTGGTGCGGCTCGGGCAGGGCGTGGACGCGACGGGCTCGCTCGCGCCCGAGGCGATCGAGCGGACCCGGATCGCGCTCACCGAGTACGCCGCGGTGATTGCGTCGACCGGTGCGAGCGCGGTGCGGATGGTGGCGACGTCGGCCACCCGCGATGCCGCGAACCGCGAGGACTTCTTCTCGATGACCCGCGAGGTGCTGGGCGCCGTGATCGCCGGTGCCGAGGCCGAGGTGATTTCCGGCGACGAGGAGGCACGCCTGTCGTTCGCCGGTGCCGTCGGTGATCTCGATCCCGCGGAGGGGCCGTTCGTCGTCGTCGATCTGGGCGGCGGCTCCACCGAGGTGGTGCTCGGGGACAGCGCCGGTGTGTCGGCGGCGTTCTCTGCGGACATCGGCTGTGTGCGCGTCACCGAACGTTGCCTGCCGGGCGACCCTCCCACCCGGGACGAGGTCTCGGCCGCACGGTCTTTCGCTGCAGAGCGGCTGGCGGAGGCATTCGCGCGCGTGCCCGTGGAGCGGGCGCGCACCTGGGTCGGTGTCGCCGGCACGATGACGACCTTGTCCGCCATCGCGCAGGACCTTCCCGAGTACGACCCGGAGAGGGTGCACCTTTCGCGAGTATCGTTGCCGCAGTTGCGTTCCGTGTGCGACGAGCTGATCGCGATGCCCCGTGCCCGCCGTGCCGAGTTCGGGCCCATGCACCCGGGACGGGTCGATGTCATCGGCGGCGGCGCCGTCGTCACCGAAGTGCTCGCCGACGCGTTCGAGCAGCGAGCCGGCATCACCGAACTCGTCGTCAGCGAGCACGACATCCTCGACGGCATCGCGCTGTCCATCGTCTAA
- a CDS encoding DUF501 domain-containing protein, which translates to MTDQPTPTPEDLVAVAEQLGREPRGVLEIAYRTPDGRPAVVKTAPKLPDGTPFPTLYYLTDPRLTAEASRQESAGVMREMTERLQHDEDLARGYRAAHESYLAERDAIESLGTDFTGGGMPERVKCLHVLMAHSLAKGPGVNPLGDESVALAARADGGKLRGTAVPADWPGIDEQDEQ; encoded by the coding sequence GTGACCGATCAACCCACGCCCACCCCCGAAGACCTCGTCGCGGTCGCCGAGCAGCTCGGCCGCGAGCCGCGCGGTGTCCTCGAGATCGCCTACCGCACCCCGGACGGGCGGCCCGCCGTGGTCAAGACCGCGCCGAAACTGCCGGACGGGACACCCTTTCCGACGTTGTACTACCTCACCGACCCGCGGCTCACCGCCGAGGCGAGCCGGCAGGAGTCGGCCGGCGTCATGCGGGAGATGACCGAACGGCTGCAGCACGACGAGGATCTGGCCCGCGGGTACCGCGCGGCGCACGAGTCGTACCTGGCCGAGCGGGACGCGATCGAGTCGTTGGGTACCGACTTCACGGGTGGCGGCATGCCGGAGCGGGTCAAGTGCCTGCACGTGCTGATGGCTCACTCGTTGGCGAAGGGGCCCGGCGTCAACCCGCTCGGCGACGAGTCGGTGGCTCTCGCGGCCCGGGCGGACGGTGGAAAGCTGCGTGGCACTGCGGTTCCCGCGGACTGGCCGGGCATCGACGAACAGGACGAGCAGTGA